The region GCCTGTCTACGACCCTCTGCGCTCTTGTCCAATTCTCGAGTTTGTCCAGCGAACGTTCGCTCTGTCATGACTCCCGACTTCCAGCTCCTGACTCCCGGCCCCCTTTGATTCCTAGAAGAAATCCTTCAAGATATTGCGGATATTGCCGAACCAGGTCGGCAGGCTGAAGCCCTCGCCCGGTAAGGCACGCTTGCTGGGTACGGGCAGCTGTTGGCGCATGCCGTAGCGCACCAGGCCCACCGCCGTGGCGTGAGCCGGGCTGGCGACGACGTCGACCAGACCCGAGACGCCGAGCGGCTTGCCGGTGCGCACCGGCAGCCTGAAGCGTTCCGCGGCGAGCCCGTCCAAACCGGGCATCAGGGAGGCGCCGCCGGTGATGACCACGTTGCCGGCCAAGAGTTCCATCGCGCCCATGCGCTGCTCGATGTTGCGCTTGACCAGATCCAGGATCTCGACGACCCGCGGCTTGATGACCTGGGCGAGCTCGAAGGTGGACAAGGAGGCGGTGTAGTTGGGATGCGAGACCTCCAGGGCCACCTCGCGGTCGGCCTGCTCGGGCAGGGCCACGCCGTACTTTTTCTTGACCCGCTCGGCCTCGTCGGGAGGGATCCGTAGGAGCTGGGAGATGTCCTGGGTGATGTGGTCGCCGCCCAGCGGAATCACCGCCGAGTGCGCTAAGTTGCCGCGCCGGAACACGCCCACGTCGGTGGTGCCGCCGCCGATGTCGATAAGGACCGTGGTGACGTCGCGCTCGGAGGCGTCTAAGACCGCCAAGCCCGAGGCCAGCGCCTGGACCACCACGCCCTCGACCTCGGCGCCCGCGTCGCGCGAGCAGCGCTTCAAGTTCTGCAGCGGCCCCTGGGCGCCGGCGACGATGTGAACGTCCACTTCGAGTCTCACGCCCGACATGCCGATCGGGTCCTTGATGCCATCCTGGCCGTCGACCACGTACTCCTGGGGGATGACGTGGATGACCTCCATATTGGCCTCCAGAGGAATCGCCCGCGCGTTTTCGACGGTCCGCTCGACGTCACCGCGGCTGATCTCCTGGCCGCGGCGGATGGCCGCCATGCCGTGCGAGTTGAAGGCCTTGAGGTGCGAGCCGGCGATGCCGATCCAGGCGCTTGTGACCTCGACGCCGGCCACCCGCTCGGCGGCGGCGATCGACTGGCGCACCGAGGCGATGGTGCGCTCCAAGTTGACCACCACGCCCTTGCGCAGGCCGTCGCTGGGCACCGTGCCCTCGCCGATGATGTCCAGGACGCCGTCGCTGGCGAGCTCGCCGATGACCGTGCAGATCTTCGTCGTGCCGATATCG is a window of Deinococcota bacterium DNA encoding:
- the ftsA gene encoding cell division protein FtsA; the protein is MTDGRIIVGLDIGTTKICTVIGELASDGVLDIIGEGTVPSDGLRKGVVVNLERTIASVRQSIAAAERVAGVEVTSAWIGIAGSHLKAFNSHGMAAIRRGQEISRGDVERTVENARAIPLEANMEVIHVIPQEYVVDGQDGIKDPIGMSGVRLEVDVHIVAGAQGPLQNLKRCSRDAGAEVEGVVVQALASGLAVLDASERDVTTVLIDIGGGTTDVGVFRRGNLAHSAVIPLGGDHITQDISQLLRIPPDEAERVKKKYGVALPEQADREVALEVSHPNYTASLSTFELAQVIKPRVVEILDLVKRNIEQRMGAMELLAGNVVITGGASLMPGLDGLAAERFRLPVRTGKPLGVSGLVDVVASPAHATAVGLVRYGMRQQLPVPSKRALPGEGFSLPTWFGNIRNILKDFF